A region of the Brachybacterium sacelli genome:
GTCGGACAGCGGGTCGCCGATCAAGAGGAAGCCCTCGCGTCGCTCGACGACAGCGTCTACCTCGACGGACTCGTCATCGATCACGGTCGAGCACTCCGCGGCGATTCCGAGGTACTCGGACTGGATGGTCTGCCACGGCGGGGTAGGTATTCCCGGCATCGCCCAGGTCGTCTTCCAGATGGCAAGCGGCGAGTCATCCGGCGTGACCAGAGGCGACTTCGGGGCACCGCGCAGCCATCGCCACACCCCCTGGAACGGGGAGGTGCCGACGGATTCGAGCGGCTCTTCCAGCGAGGACTCGAGCTCGGCGACCTCCTCCTCGTGCCCCTCCCCGAGCTTCTCGATCTGCTTGCGCACCCGTCGCTCGCGCTTCTCGGCCAGTTCTCCGAGACGGGGGTCGATCTTCGCCGGGAGGTCCGCGACCTGGGATGCCTCCACGAGCACCATCCGGTTCACCCCGATCGCGTCCATCGCGCGCGCCATCACGGATTCCAGGGCGAGATCACGCGAGACGTCATCGAGATCAGGATCCAACAGGTTGGGGAAGGCCCCTTCGGGCCACTGCACGATGCGGGCGCGCAACTGGTGAGCCGTGCCCGGCACCGGCTGCCCGGCGGCATCCAGATTGGGACTGCCCAGCACGTCGATCCGCGTGGACGCATCCCCGTAAGCGGCGGAGATCATCTCGGCACGGCCCTGTAGTCCCGCGGCCATCAGCTTCGGGGGTGCATCGACCACATCGACGATTGCGCCGCACGGAGTCCTCATGCGGTCGACCAGTTGCGGGGCGCCCTCCTTGGAGGTGAAGACCTCCGCGAACTTCCCTTCCCAGTCTCTCTCGGCCTCCTTCAGACTGCGCCAGCGGCGCAGGCGGATCCGCGACAGGGGCGGACCGACGGCGAGGTTGAGGGCCCGAACAGCCCCGCCGGCCATACCGATCCATCGCCAGGCGGCTACCTCCTGTCCCAGCTGTTCCAGCCCCCAGCCGACGGCCCATGCAGCGGCGACGGCCAGGAATGGGGCAGCGAGCAGCGCAGGCCGCGCCTTCGAGGACCACATCTGGCGCAGCGGCCTGATGCCAACCGTGACCTCCGGCTGGGACGCGAACCGCTGCAGGAGCGTGGAGATGGCGGTAAGCACATGGTGGGCCAGCAGGCCGGAACTGGCAGCTACCTGCCAGGGCATCTCGACCACCGGCGCATCCCAGCCCACCACAGACCCGACCGCTGCGAGCGTCATGGTGGGCACGTGCCCGGACAGCGGCAGAGACGCCACCAGTGCCCCCGCGGCCGCCGAGACGAAGAACGTCTTGCGCGGCGGAACGCCCGGCCACAGCGACCGCCATCCCCACCGATTGCCCAGCAGCAAACTGTTGCGGATGTCCAGCCAGATCCGATGCTGGAAGACCAGCACCTCCTCGCGCGAGGTCGCAGGGGTCTCCTTCGGGCCGGTCAGCATCGGCGCCGGATGGCACCAAGCCGTCACGAGCACGCCGGCGAAGGCCACCCACCCCGCAGGCAGGCCGACCACCAGCGTGGCACCGGCGGCCACCACCGTCAGCACCAGCAGAGTGCCGGTGAAATTCGGGGAGGGCTTGTTGTACTTCTGGGACATGGGTTCCTTCTCAGCTGGAGCGGAGCAGGGGGAATAGCGCCGCGGTCAGATCCGGGTCGGTGGGCTCATCGGGGACCCGAGAGCGCACTCGGCGGGGAAGCGCAGCGGAGGGGATCGCATCGGCACCGGGGATATGCAGGAAGGAAACGTTGACTCGTCCATCGCGGGACGCCTCGATCGAGACGACGGGACGGCGCACGAGGGCGCGGGGGATGTGGGCGCTGAGGCGCTGCTGGATCATCGGCATAGTGCGACGGTCGGCGTGCTCGACCTTCGTCAACCAGCGGAACGAGGTGTCGTCCAGGGTCCAGTAGAAGCCCGGCTTCCAGCGTTTGGCGTCGATGATCAGCAGGACTCGTCCGCCGGTGACGATGTGGTCGATATTGGCCTCGATCCCGCGGGCGGGGACGTTTAGGTCGTGCCAGACGTCGCGCTGAGTTTCCACCGCGATGCGATCGAGGACGCGGCCCGTGCTCTCTTCGCCCTCGCGGCCGGTCTTCGCGGCATCGGTACCGAGGTCCTCGACGGACCCGCCGGCGACTCCGTAGACGGTGCCGCTCACGTGAACAGTCCGACCAGGATCGAGATGCCGACGATCACGAGCAGGATGCACAGCCCGATCTTCACTGCGGTGCCGCTGAGCGCTTCGGCGAGGTCGTCGGAGTCCTTCTCGTACTTCGGTCCGCGCCCCAGTTCCATCGTGTCCGCCTCTCGCAGGGATTGCTGTCGCTACGACCAGTGGGCGGGGAGCTGCTGTGGCGGGACGGGGAGAAAAACGGGCCGATAGCAAAGTTGCACCTGGCAGAATCCAGGGATGAGCAACTACCGCAGGATCGTCGAACCTGCCACCCGCGCAATTGACGCCCTAAGGGCAGAGATCTCAGCCGATCTCGACGAGGAGGCCGGAGGGATCGGCTGGTGGAACGGCCACATCGGCTGGAAGGACTCCGCGCAGCTTGGCGAGTACCTGCTCTCCTCCTGCACCGGCGTCTCGGATTCGCTGGTGAAGGCGGCCCTAGTCGTCGAGGAGCACCGGAAAACAGAGTTCAGCCTCAACCACGATCGGGCCGCCCGTGCGCGCAAACTGGCTGAGCGGCCCAGCAGTCGAGATGAGCGAATTGCGACGTTGGCCAGCTCGAACGATGGAGAGACACGCCGCGAGGAGCTCCAAGACATCTGGGTCGAGCAAACCCTAGTGAGCCTCGCACAGGCGCTTGATCGACTCGCAGCGGTTGTCCTCGTCGTCGCTGGCGTGAAGGTTGACGTCCTCCGAACCGACTGGGGAAAATTGTCCGAGCTCGCTGAGAAGGCGCCTCGGAGCGGGCAGCACCAAGGTGTCCGTCAAGGCGTCTTCGCGGATACCGGGACCCTGGGGCGAGGTCGCCAGAATGCACTTCTCGAGATCGTTACTGCTTCTCGTGACCACGGGCCGCAAGACTGGCTCAGCTGGCTGCTCAAGTCGAGAAATACGTACGTGCACCGAGCTCCCCGGATGAACTTCCAGGTCATGATCACGGAGAAGAAGAGGCCAGCAGGGACGATCAGGCCGCTACACGCCCAGCCAGACTGGGCGGACACCGAAGCCATGATCGGGGCATCGAAGCAGGGACTTGAGGCCATGTTCCTGGAGTCCACACCGCAGGAGGTCCTCGATGGCCTTCGGGACTCGGTGTGTTCGCTTGCCGCCGCCGTCTCCGAGGAGGCTCGGCTCCTGTGGATCGCTCGACGCGCCGACCCCTCGCTCATCATTCAGCACGGGGGCACCTGGCGGCCCTTGGATAGGGCGTCGGTTCTCAAGTTCCCCGGATACGGCCCAGCCGCACCGACGGAATTCGGTGAGATCGCCTTCAACCCGTCCGGCGTGAGACGGCTCCGGGCCGCTCGCCTCATGGACGACCAGGTGCACTTGTGGGGTCGCTGATCCCTGACTGCTCGGTCCGACCTCAGTCTTCTGGTTCCGGCTTGGGCGCCGCCCGGGGATGGTCGAGGGTGACGTGCTCACCGTCTTCGATACGGGATTCGGGAAGAACCAGGATCTCGGGATCGATCGTGGCTCCGTGGCCGATGGTGCTGTGGTAGCCGACCAGAGCCCCTTCTCCGAGGGTGACGTTCTCACCCACCGCCGTGCGACTGCCGATCGAGGACCGGTCGCCGAGCACCGAGCCTTCACCGACCGAGGTGTACCCAGAGAGGTTGGAGTGCTTGCCTACGCGAACGCCGGCTGCGACCTCTGAATCCTGATTGACGTACGAATACGAACCGATCTTCGCTCCATCAGCTATGCGTGCCCGCGACGAGACGCTGGCTTCCGTTCCGATCTGTACGTCCTTGCCGACGCGCGCGTCGCCGGCGACCCCCGCATGGGAACCAACCTGGGTTCCCTGCTCGATCTGTGCTCCCCCTCCGGCGGAGGAGTGGTGACCCATTTTCACGTCATCGTGGATCTTCACGTCCCCTTGGATCCACACCATGTTCCGGATGGTCGCCGACGGGCTGATCGTTGCGGAGTCGTCGATCTTGGCCGAGCGGTGGATCGTCCCGCCTGCGGCGGAGATGCTCGCCGTGTCCACGTGGACGTCGGCCTCCGCCCTGGCGATCGAGCCGAATTCGCCCCGGTTGCCCCTCTCGCCGGTGTCCTTCTTGCGTTTGGTGGTCATGGCGTCCTCCCTAGGTTGGCTTCACCACGGGTAAGTGGGCGGCTGCGGGCCGCGAAGTTGATGGATGACCAGGTCCACGAATGGGAACACGAGCCCACCGACGGCTGAGGTCACCTATCCGGCCGCCGGCCTCAGGCCCTCAGCGTGTGCGGCCGTACTGCTTCCGCAGCCAGCCGCCCTGGGATCCGAACGCGAGCTCCTCGCGTGATGCGGTGAGGCCGTCGAACGTCTGGTCGTCGCGTCGCACCTCCCCGGGGGCGATGTCGGAGGTGATGTGGCCCCAGACCACGGCGCCGTCACCGATCTTGACGCCGTCATCAACCCTCGCACCGGATCCGATCACGACGTCGTCACCGGCCTGGACGTCCTCGCCGAGGTGTGCACCGTCGACAAGGCAGCTGCGCGAGCCGACGGTGGAGCGCTTCCCGACCTGGCTGTGTGCGCCGACCGTCGAATCGTCGCCGACGGAAGCGTCCTGGTGGACGGAGCCGAGGAAGTCGACGGTGCTGCGATCTCCGATCCGCGCTCCCGCACCCACCCAGCTCTTCGTGGAGAGGCGGGATTGGTCCCCAACGCGGGCGTTCACCGCAACCAAGCTGTTACGGCCGATGTCAGATCCCTGTCCGACCCGTGCGCCGCTCTCGATGAACGCACTCGTCTCGATGGTTGTCCTGGAGCCGATCTCTGCGCTTCGGTCGACGAACGGCGCACGGTTGGGCAGGGGAGAGGTCTTCACCGTGATGCCGCGGTCCGCGAGGGATGCGAGCCCCTCGGCGGAGTAGTAAGCCTTCGCGGGGAACGGATGCTCCCGCCCGCCGGCAGCTGACGGGACGGTCACGTCGGCCTCGCCGCGGCGCGTGGCGCCGAACTGGCCGCCGTTGCCCTGCTCGCCGGTGTGCTTCTTGCGCTTGATGGTCATGGCGTCCTCTCATCGGTGGCTCACCCAGTGAAGTGGGCGGGGTGCCATGCTTACCGGTATAGAGTCAGCTTTTCCGGATCGGGCTCCTTGGGATGTACTCCGCCGAAGAGGGCACTGCCCTCCCCACATCCTTTGAGGATCCTCCCCGGGCGGATTGGAAGAGGGTCCTCTGAAGCGCGGATGACCTGCTCCCGGTCCGAGAGATGGCTCGCGACCTCGGTCCGGTCGAGGGGTCAGATCTGCACGAGGTGGCGCCATTTCCGGCCGGCCACCGACTGGGTGAACCCCGGACCGGTCATCCGATCCGGCACGCGCGGGCCCGACAGAGCCTCGATGTCGCCGGCGCCGGACCGATCAACCAGGTATCGGTCGGTACGTGGCACGGTCCCGGTGCGCAACCAGTACGGGGTACCGGCCAGTATCCGCGCATTCTCCGCGACCGCCTCGCCAGCGCCCGCTTCGCCTTCGCGATAGGTCATCTCCTCCTCGTCAAGCATCCGCACCGACCGCCAGCCCTCCGGGTCACCGCCGCTGCCGCGAGCGAGGAACGAGGCCGACAGCTCAAGGAAGTCGCCGGACGCCTCGTGGGGGCCGGGGAACCAGCTCTGCCAGGGCACCATGCCGAGGCGCGTGGCAGTGCGGTTCAGCGCGGTGCCGGGGTAGTCCCGCACCGCCTCACGGATGGCGGCCTGGATCTCCGAGCGGGTCGTGTTCTTCGCTGCAGCGCTGGTTGCCTGCGAGGGCGTGGACACGTCGACCACAAGCACTGCCAGTGGCAGTTCATAGGTGGGGTGGCGCTGGAGGATCTGGGCCCACTTGGTGATCTTCCGGCGGAACGCCTCGCCGACCGAAGCGGTGGTCTCGATCGCGATCACGAGCCCATCATGGCGCACGATGCCGGCGTCGGCCTTGCGCCCCAGATCTGCCTGCGCGGTCTCCAGCCCGGAGGAGGCGAGCAGCGCCGGCAGCGCCATCTGCTTCTCTCCGAGCACCGTCGCGACGTCGCAGAACTCCGCGGCCCGCAGCGCCAGCTCGGTGGTGAGCACGTTGTGCCGGTCGAAGCGGTGTTCACTGTCCCAGCTCTGACCGCCGGTGATAGCCACATGCTCGGCGAAGGTGAGGGACTTGCGGTACCGGGCATAGGCCTCGACCTGGTCTCCCACGGTCCACATGCTCATCCGCTGGCTCGCCGGCGCCAGACGGTTCGTCCCCGCCGAGACGTACCCGTGGGCGAGTAGTCCTGCGCTGAACGGCGCGGCCAGGGACGCCGGGTACGACGTGCCCATGACGGGTGACCCGGTGATGCAGGCGAGCTGCTCGCGGGTGACGGTTCGCCAGGCGGCTACCGATCCGAGGGCGCCGAGGATCGAGGCGCGGTGGCGGTTGGTGCGCATCCGCGCCAGTGCCTCGGACGGGTCGAGCACGTAGCGCGACGGGATGCCCGACCAGCGCCTGTGGTTCGCCGACGCGCGACGATGCTGAGAAGCACTGACCCACCCGTCCGAGGTGCCGGTGGCGAACGTCCCCTCCCAGTACGGGTCCGCTCGCTGAGAAGCGCGGTGAGGCTCCGCCTCGATACGCCCAGGCATCGACTCCAGGGGTCGACTGTCCACGACTTCTCAGTCCTCCTGGGTGGGTGGGTAGACCACGGAGCGGAACGCGTCGCGGTCGTCCTCGAAGGGGTGGACCTTCGCGGTGAGCACGTTCTGGCGCTGCTGATCCAGAACGGTGCGCACGAGAGTCATGTAGCGGGGAAGGTCCATCACCTCCTTGGTGTGGACCACCTCGAAGCCCTCGGTCGCGCCGCCGCTGAAGTCGCGGGCGATCTGCGCGGCGACGTTCTCGTTCTCCTGCGCGTAGGAGACGACGGTCGACAGGGAGAACATCGTGCGCCGCACGTCCTCGACCAGCTGCTCCGGTTCCTGCGTCGCGTAGATGGGGATGACGCCGAATGCGCGCCCCTGCATGCGGGTCCATTCGATGACATCGGGCGAGTTCCGCGCGACGCGGGCGAGCTCGTCGCAGATGATCGCGACGTAGCGACCCCGCTCTTCCCACCCGGCGCACACGTCCTGGATTGCCTCCTTCAGGGAGTACAGGATCATGCCGCTGAGCGCGTCGCCGACGGTGGCCGGCAGGCGCAGGTTGTCGCGACTAGCACCGGTCAGGGTCGAGGTGGCGCCGGAGTTGATCACCACCCGCAGATGGCGGCGAAGGATCTCCTCGATGGTGGTGACGCGCCCGTCGCTGCGCCACCAGTGCGGGGCGAGCATCAGCACCTCCACCTTCGAGGAAGGAGCCTTCTGGAGAGCGGCGCGGCTGGCTGACTTCACCGATGCTCCGTACAGCTCGGAGAGACCGCCGACCGCGATCTCCAGCTGCTCGACATCACCCTCGTATCGTCCCTTCTTGACGTCGGAGAGGCGTCGACGGATCGTCTCTGCGAGGTGCTGGCCGAACTCATCGCCGTAGGCGCCGAGCAGCGCGTGCGCGATCGCCATCGGGGTCGCCACCGGGGCTGGCGACGGGGCTTCCTCCGGGTGGGTCTCGATCGCTTCGGTGAGCACACGGGCCGGTGCGCCGAGCGCGGTGGTGAACACCCCGCGCAGCGTCTTGGCCGAGGCCGCCCCGATGGAGTCGCTGCCCCAGTGGTAGATCATCTTCTCCACGAGCTTCGCGGCGCTGTCCCGGGTATCGGAGCCGTCGGAGAACATGTCGATCCGGGCGCCGTCCGGGTCGGCCAGGTCGAACACGTGGACCTTCTTCGAACCGAGCGTTCGGGCCCACGCCTGGTACTCCGCGGCGTCCTTGCCGGACTTCGACTCGAAGGCGAAGATCGCCCCGCGGTCACCGAGCTTGGACTGCGCCTGCTCGGGGGACTCCGCTTCCTGCTCGAGCAGCGGCTGCTGGTCCATCATGAGGAACGCGAACAGCGACCGCAGCAGATACGACTTGCCCGAGCGCGGCTTGCCGAACACGGCGATCCCGGCCCACAGGTCACTGGCGGACAGGCGCACCATCCGGCCGATCGCATCAAGTCCGATCACGGGTCCGATCCGACGCAGCAAGGGAGCCGGTGCGTGTCGGTCGCCGGTCTCCGAGGTGCCTGAGGCGGATCCCGATGCGGGGGCGAGTGCACCGACCGGCAGGAGTGCACCGAGCTTGAAGGAGCCGCGGTTCAACGGGTAGTCGCCCGGCTCCTTCTCCTGCCGCTTGGCACCGCCACTGGGGAGGAAGTTCTCGGCCGACTCCGCCAATCCCTGGTCGTTGCTCTGTGTCGGTGGCCGGGTGCGCAGTGCCCACCGCCGGCGGGGGAGTGGGAAGCGTCCGTCGCGGAAACGCCGCTCGTACCGCAGACCCCAGGCGACGTAAGCGAGCAGCGCGAGCACGGGGAGGAAGGCGGCGAGCATGACCGCGGTGGAGACCGTTCCGACGAGAGC
Encoded here:
- a CDS encoding nuclease-related domain-containing protein yields the protein MSGTVYGVAGGSVEDLGTDAAKTGREGEESTGRVLDRIAVETQRDVWHDLNVPARGIEANIDHIVTGGRVLLIIDAKRWKPGFYWTLDDTSFRWLTKVEHADRRTMPMIQQRLSAHIPRALVRRPVVSIEASRDGRVNVSFLHIPGADAIPSAALPRRVRSRVPDEPTDPDLTAALFPLLRSS
- a CDS encoding DapH/DapD/GlmU-related protein; the protein is MTIKRKKHTGEQGNGGQFGATRRGEADVTVPSAAGGREHPFPAKAYYSAEGLASLADRGITVKTSPLPNRAPFVDRSAEIGSRTTIETSAFIESGARVGQGSDIGRNSLVAVNARVGDQSRLSTKSWVGAGARIGDRSTVDFLGSVHQDASVGDDSTVGAHSQVGKRSTVGSRSCLVDGAHLGEDVQAGDDVVIGSGARVDDGVKIGDGAVVWGHITSDIAPGEVRRDDQTFDGLTASREELAFGSQGGWLRKQYGRTR